aaacagcacagatAGCAGTGACATGGAAGAACATGAATCTGGGCTCATTCAGGacaacaaatttggaaaagTAAGATATTCCCCACCCATGGCCTGATTTAAGGCTGCAACAATCATTTATGGTGTATTTATTGTCCTGTGTAATCCTAactctccatccatctatccattttctgagccgcttatcctcatgagggcctagggagtgctggatccaatcccagctgtcatcggggaggaggcaggctgaactggttgccagccaatcgcagggcacattgagacagacaatagtcacacttaGAATCACgcttaggggtaatttagagtgtcgcatttgttttgggatgtgagaggaaaccgtaATGCCTGGAGAGATCACGTGGGCACttggggaaacatgcaaattccacacaggtggggcagagatttgaaccccggtcctcagaactgtgagacagatgctcCAACCAGTTTTTCTACCATACCATTTTGAGCAAATTTTTCAGAATGCCCTAATATCAGCAACCTACCTTATACCAAAAGTTAGACGTGGTTTGAGCAGGCGTAAGTTTAAAGTGACTTTCAGTCACCAAGTCATCACGTGAAAGGACACACTCTGATTGTCTTGGTACAGGCCATCATGGCAAAGAGTGGTATACAATATTAGTAAACACGACAGAAAGGCTTGTACTTCCATAAAAATGAAGATGTGTCACTATTTGCAATCCAGTACAAGTTGCACATTAAATAAGGATGTTGCATCAttagacaatatatatataaatatatattaggACCAGCGAACTTTTTTTCATGGTTATTCTTATATGTATTAATGTCGATCCATTATGCTGTGACAATATATTATCTCCtaaggaatggaaaaaaatagcttccttggtctctctctttctctctctgagCATTTTTGTCAGTTCACAACATTGGAACAGCTGTGGAACACTATTTTGATAGGACAGCCCTAGCCAATCCGAGcgactttcttttttaatcataactggtattgtatctatttttttatacttGAGTACTTTTTAGAACATTTACTTGAAGTGAAGGAGTCGAATCAGCAACTTTactttttcagtttgttttttttttttcagctaaaaATGTCGGCGCATGGAAGACGTGTGACAAAAGTTTCGTCTCCTTCGCTCGCTCGCTACGTGCCGGTCGCGCTGAGCTGGGACGGCGAACGAGGACGACGTGCGCGCGCCTCAGGCCAAAATGTTCTTGAAAGCATGCGCGCGACCGTGCGGGTAAATTCGCTGCGGGCGGGCGCGTGCCTTTGACGTCATTAAGTCTGTCAGCGCGCCAGTTGGGGCGGGCTCGTTGACGTCAGTGGGCTCTCATTCACAAGCTGTGGCCGTATATATAGAAAGTGCTTAAACGCGAGTCCCGCAGTTACAGAGACCCAGACTACTCTTGGCGTCACGCAACGAAAGAAGAACTTGCAACTGCGGATACAGACGACACGAGCACTTTTAGGTGCTATTTTCATCtgaactttattattatttttttttaaatcgaaacAACAAGGAGAACAAACCAGCAGTTCTTCAATCGCCTCAAGGTTCAAGCTATATGTATTTGGATTTAACTTTTCTGTCCCGTCGCCCTACTATGGTCATAATGGAGGTCCCCGCCATCGACTGTGCGTCCCTCCGTGGTCTGTTGGAGGCCGACGCCGACGCTCCGGGCTGCCTGGTGCTGGACTGCCGCTCTTTCCTGTCCTTTAACGCGTCCCACATCGCGGCTTCCACTAATGTCCGCTTTAGCACAATCGTGCGACGACGAGCCAGGGGCGGTCTGGGGCTAGAACACATTGTTCCCAACGAGGACACCAGGAGCCGGCTCCTGTCCGGCGAGTACCAGTCGGTGGTGCTTCTGGACGATCACAGTTATGACTTAAGCCAAGCCAAAAAAGACGGGACTTTGATGCTGGCTGTGGCGGCCCTCTGCCGGGACCCCTGCGGAGCAAGTGTCTTTATCCTTaaaggtaataataataataattaaaaaaaaaagtggctcactcgcatttgttgtatttgtgtgtgcgtggcaACAAATGCGGTTTTCAGCTGTCACCACACCACCTGGTGCTGCTGTAAACAATTCAGAAACAGGCCTGATTCTCTGTTACAAAACGGCTGTtccctttttgggggggatctGCTACCACAACGTGTGAtcttattgttattgtttttttttggggggggatccTCAGGTGGATTCGACACATTTTCCAAAGAGTATCCAGACATGTGCACCAAACCTTCTCCCTCATCGGGGCTCAGTTTGCCTTTGAGCTCCAGCCACCCAGGAAGTGCAGACCCGAGCTGTAGTCCATGCAACACACCGCTTTATGACCAGGTTTGTGTCTTTTCTTTTAACACTATCacagaagagttttttttttttttttttttggacacctcCTTGACTGATTGTGTCTACGTTTTCCCTTGCTAGGGAGGACCTGTGGAGATCTTGCCCTTCCTGTACTTGGGTAGTGCTTACCATGCGTCCCGAAAAGACATGCTGGACATGCTGGGGATCACTGCCCTTATCAACGTCTCCGCCAACTGCCCCAACCACTTTGAGGACTCATTTTTGTACAAGAGCATCCCTGTGGAGGATAACCACAAAGCAGATATAAGCTCCTGGTTCAACGAGGCGATTGAGTTTATCGGTcagtacttcttcttttttttaaatgctgcttTCATGCTCTGTTAATAGCACAGTGAGTTCCTGTCACAGCTGCTACCCACAAAACTCCCCCTCCTATGCTTGccgatttaaatttgaaaaagttCCCTCCAAAAACTGACCAGCTGGCTCAGCAATGGCCCTTTTGGTTACGTCATCACTGTAGCAACGCATACACACCTCCTTTTTAAATGAGGTGGCAACAGTGGGATCGGCTTTTGTTGTGGCTTCACAAAAGGCAATTTCTCCTGGATCAATATGCCTgggcgggtggggggttgtTCCCCTTCTTTGTGTATGTGGGCCACCCCACCCCTTTGGGTATGACCCCCGCTGGCTGACACCCCAGGAGGGCCATTAACTGTGCTCCAGTGTCTTAATGGGCTGTTGAGTTTAAATAGCAACTGTGAGGGTCATCATGTTTCTTGCATGCATAACCTTCCATATCGCAATGTGCTAATTTTGCCGCCTCTTCTCTCCGTTACAGACTCAGTTAGGAATAACGGTGGCCGTGTGTTCGTCCACTGTCAAGCGGGCATCTCCCGGTCGGCCACCATCTGCCTCGCCTACCTCATGCGCACCAACCGCGTCAAACTGGACGAGGCCTTTGAGTTTGTGAAGCAGCGCCGCAGCATCATCTCACCCAACTTCAGCTTCATGGGACAGCTCCTCCAGTTTGAGTCTCAGGTGCTCGCCTCCTCCACCTGCTCGTCGGAGGCCGGAAGTCCGGCCATCGGCAACGGCAGCTCCGTCTTTAATTTCCCGGTGTCCATCCCGGTGCACTCGTCTACCAGCCAGCTCTCCTTCCTCCACAGTCCCATCACTACCTCTCCTAGCTGCTGATGCATAAACAACAGGACACGCATGTCTTGACTTAAACAACAAATCAACAACTGCTGACTCTTAAACAGTGGTGCTGGTATCACCGCACAAAATGTGCATTTGACTTTGTAATCCTCTTTCCTAACGTCAGTTCAACGGTAGATGTGGCAGCTACCAACAAGCAGTATTGATGCATAACTGCAACGCGAGGCAGTtggatgtgtattttttttttattattcaaagGATTCTGCTACATGACGGCAAATGCTTTTGATAATCACAATCAattatgaaaaacaaatcaGGGGGCTAACAGCAGTCTCAGGAAGGATGACAACCCAAATGTCTATATTTTGCTTCCTAGGTAAGGAATGTAATTATTAACACGTGCTGACAAGTTACTGCTTCATTAGAAGAACAATGAATGTATCCCCAGTTTATTGTtgatgtggcagaagagtccaATTTTAATGCAAATGTCTGCCTTTGCTAGTTGTGACGATCCTGACACGATGGGGAAAGTGAACATTAAAtacctcatttattttttatgtactgTGTACTGCAAGCCCTGCATTTGGCAGGTCATCTGCAATGATTGCCATATGACATATTTATTGAATAAAGTAATATATTTCTCTAGTATACCTATTTTTGCAATgtccatttaaatgttttttataccACTTTGAATAAATGTGCTTTGACTTTGTACATTGATCCTTTCGTTTATACTTGCATAAATTATTCTCAGTGTTCCACAACAGCCACATAAATGCATATTTCAAAgacaaaccaacaacaaaacatggaaGTATTATTTAAAGATATAGTACGATTGGATTTGGATCATCGTGTTGCCACACCTCAGTGAGAAAAGAATAACAAAATGATATTATATACcgaaacattttcaatttcatccatccatctattttctttgccacttatcctcacgagggtcccaaggagcgctggagcctatcccagctgtcaaggggcaggaggcaatgtacaccctgaactggttgccagccaattgcagggcacatggagacagacaacagtcacactcactatCAGACCtgggcgcaatttagagtgtccaattaatgttgcatgtttttggaatgtgggaggaaaccggagtgcctggagaaaacccacgcagggaaggggagaacatgcaaactccacacaggcgagtccggaattgaacctgggacctccaaactgtgaggcgaacacgTTCCAGCTGCTCCTCTGTGCCGctattttcaatttcaaagttgaaaatgagatgcaaaaatatttcactgaagtaaaatactgtgtatatatgtCAATAGAATTTACACAGAGTCCAACTAAGATGTGAATATTCAAACAAAACTTAAATAGTTTAATCTGTGGCATGCCTATAAATTGGAGCACAAAAAGTTGAGTCTTCAACACAAAGACTGTTTCCTAACTTATCCTTGTTGCGTGGATGAGAGGCAAACGTTTTCCAAGACAAACACAACAGCCCAGTCGATGCCCGGAGAATGAAGGAGAATACAGTTTTCACAGGCAAACCGAAATATTTAACGTGATCAATGCAAGCCTTCAAACTTCAACTAACTGCCTCTCTTTTTTCATGcgatggaatttttttaaaattatttatttacgcACAGAAGACTCATGATGTCATGGCGTCCTCCATTGTCGAGGTCACGCTCCCTCTGTTTGAGCCTGTGTGGGGCCCAGACAACGACAGGAGGCCCAAAGAATTAACGAAGGAGCCCTCGCTACGGAGCAACAATAGGAGCAGCTGCAAGGCGTTTGGGAAAAGTGTGACCACTAAAGAGCATTCAGGGCTCAGTCGTGCGCTGTTTTCACATGCCAATAGCGTTAGAGGGAATGGTTAGGTGGGAAtgggtgaggggtgggggtgaaggtggtggtgtgtgtgtggaagtggGGGGAGGTGGCCGTGAAAGggaaaacaatatgtttggttTGCAAATTAGccacaactttggctgtgacttCTCGTGGGGTGTGAGAAAAAAGTGACTGGCCATCTGCACTCATTGGTGCCGAAGACCGATACAACTCGGTCACATCTGATCGGATGCATCAGAATATCAACACTTCAAAGGAACTCATTATAGACAGGCAGCTTTTTTAAAGGTGATATTTGATGTTAAGTCTTGTAGAACTACTATGTAGAACCAccttgaatttattttaaattgttggcctcacagttctgaggacctgggtttgatcctggctccgcctcacagtgctgaggacccgggttcgagcaccacctgtgtagagtttgcatgttctccccgtgcctgtgtgggttttctccaggcactctggtttcctaccacatccccaaaacatgcaacattaattggaccctctaaattgcccctacgtgtgattgtgagtgcggctgtttgcctctatgtgccctgcaattggctggcaaccagttcagggtgtagcaaCTCTGTGCATCCCCAATAGTGAAGAAATAATCCTGCACAGGTTTTTGTTATGTTTCAGACAGTTGGTAAATAGGAAACATTTAACTTATAACTTCTGCAACCCGACCTCAAACATAGTGTTTGCTAAAAATATCATGCATAGACAATACTGCCTACACGGGTAAGTTTCTTCACACTAATGCCAGCAATGCATacattttcaattcattgtgtgtgttttgtgatgtCTTCTTCAGCTCTGCTTACTTTGCAGGATCCCAGGCTACTGAACATAATTCGACGtccaaaaatgtccattttatgGAACTCATCTTAAAGTTCATATTTAAAGCAGGCAACCTCATGCCATGACACCCAAATGTTTATCTTTGTCTTTATTTGTCTTCTTAATAAGCTCAATGAGTCATTGCAATGAACTTCACAACACAAACTGTCAGGAATAGAGTACAGTAACTTGTTTTTCCACGACAGGGGTCCTTTATTTAAACTTttgtacattaaaataaatgaaatcttaTGAGGATGGCCTCACGTGCAATTATAGATCTGTACTTATTTATAGATGTGGGACTACAGGTCTATTGTCGTGTGTGTGCCACTTACTGACGTTA
The sequence above is drawn from the Syngnathoides biaculeatus isolate LvHL_M chromosome 11, ASM1980259v1, whole genome shotgun sequence genome and encodes:
- the dusp1 gene encoding dual specificity protein phosphatase 1, whose amino-acid sequence is MYLDLTFLSRRPTMVIMEVPAIDCASLRGLLEADADAPGCLVLDCRSFLSFNASHIAASTNVRFSTIVRRRARGGLGLEHIVPNEDTRSRLLSGEYQSVVLLDDHSYDLSQAKKDGTLMLAVAALCRDPCGASVFILKGGFDTFSKEYPDMCTKPSPSSGLSLPLSSSHPGSADPSCSPCNTPLYDQGGPVEILPFLYLGSAYHASRKDMLDMLGITALINVSANCPNHFEDSFLYKSIPVEDNHKADISSWFNEAIEFIDSVRNNGGRVFVHCQAGISRSATICLAYLMRTNRVKLDEAFEFVKQRRSIISPNFSFMGQLLQFESQVLASSTCSSEAGSPAIGNGSSVFNFPVSIPVHSSTSQLSFLHSPITTSPSC